A window of the Nitrosococcus wardiae genome harbors these coding sequences:
- a CDS encoding superoxide dismutase — protein MKHELPPLPYEMNALEPDISAETLEYHYGKHHKKYVDTLNSLIPGTQFEDQTLEQIIATASTGPIFNNAAQVWNHTFYWHCLSPTGGGTPTGPLADAINKTFGSFDNFKEKFTAEATQLFGSGWTWLVKDTEGVISMEQSSNAGNPLQYGRIVLMTCDMWEHAYYIDYRNEKAKYLNAFWNRVNWDFIAKNFQGE, from the coding sequence ATGAAACATGAATTACCCCCGCTTCCCTATGAGATGAATGCTCTTGAACCGGATATTTCCGCTGAAACTTTGGAATATCATTATGGCAAGCACCACAAAAAATATGTGGATACTTTAAATAGTTTAATACCAGGGACACAGTTCGAAGATCAAACCCTGGAGCAGATCATTGCAACCGCTAGTACGGGCCCCATTTTTAACAATGCTGCTCAAGTCTGGAACCACACTTTTTATTGGCATTGTTTAAGTCCCACCGGAGGTGGTACTCCCACCGGCCCCCTCGCCGATGCCATCAATAAAACTTTTGGTTCTTTTGATAACTTCAAAGAAAAGTTTACAGCAGAGGCTACTCAACTGTTTGGCTCTGGCTGGACTTGGCTGGTAAAGGATACGGAGGGTGTGATCTCCATGGAACAATCGAGTAACGCCGGTAACCCACTTCAATATGGCCGCATTGTGTTGATGACTTGTGACATGTGGGAGCATGCCTATTATATTGATTATCGGAATGAAAAAGCCAAGTACTTGAATGCTTTCTGGAATCGGGTGAATTGGGATTTTATCGCCAAAAACTTTCAAGGCGAGTAA
- the mdoH gene encoding glucans biosynthesis glucosyltransferase MdoH codes for MNLQAIPKYKRILRQQGYYTLVLLTTFSALFLLTGVFQKNGITPLESLLLLLYMLLILWISASFWTAILGFWNLLGKRDHPSISTQASRKKYSNKAPLGKTALIMPVYNEEPERVFAGLRAIYQSLLKTGQAEAFEIFILSDTQDPDIWVEEELHWYRMCQDLNAHGRIFYRNREKNSGRKSGNVADFCKRWGERYRYMIVLDADSLMGGHTLVQMVKLMEANPQVALIQVPPRPINRESLFARILQFGANLYGPLFNAGIAFWQLGHSNYWGHNAIIRIQPFVQHCGLPKLPGREPFGGEILSHDFVEAALLHKAGWEVWLAPDLGESYEELPSTLIDYAKRDRRWCQGNLQHLRFLFSRGFYFMSRLHLTMGIMSYLASPLWLLFLVITGTEAYVQSHTETVYFFGNQLFPVWPESYTFEMTTVLIVTLSMLFLPKLLGLVLLLLKNQELARYGGIWRVSISVVLETLFSMLIAPVLMLYQSKFVTAILLRQHIGWPVQRRNDHRLSLKETFVAHRGHTLIGLTAGLVSYFYLPTFFWWLTPVLVGLVLSIPLSMYSSSTYLGQRAREKGLFLIPEETQPPQVLTLLRENLAPLSLQSSASDQGAKRVLVDPGVCALHLALLPQRPLSKGDRYYLKSLSCKLLEQGFDSLSTTEKRYLLSDPATLHRLPTQS; via the coding sequence ATGAATTTACAGGCCATTCCTAAGTATAAACGCATTCTTAGACAACAAGGATACTATACCCTAGTCCTTCTCACTACCTTTAGCGCCCTCTTCCTGCTCACAGGGGTTTTCCAGAAAAACGGCATTACGCCCTTGGAAAGTTTACTTCTTTTATTATATATGCTTTTGATCCTATGGATCAGCGCCTCTTTCTGGACTGCAATCCTAGGATTTTGGAATTTGCTCGGTAAACGCGATCACCCATCCATTTCTACCCAAGCATCAAGAAAAAAGTACAGTAATAAGGCCCCTCTAGGTAAGACAGCGCTGATTATGCCGGTTTATAACGAAGAACCGGAGAGGGTATTTGCCGGGCTGCGGGCAATCTATCAGTCTTTACTCAAAACAGGCCAAGCCGAGGCGTTTGAAATCTTCATCCTTAGCGATACCCAGGATCCCGACATCTGGGTTGAAGAGGAGTTACATTGGTATCGGATGTGCCAGGATCTAAATGCCCATGGGCGCATCTTTTACCGGAATAGGGAAAAAAATAGCGGTCGCAAGAGTGGTAATGTTGCGGACTTCTGCAAGCGTTGGGGAGAACGCTACCGTTATATGATTGTACTCGACGCAGACAGTCTTATGGGCGGCCACACACTGGTGCAGATGGTTAAATTGATGGAGGCCAATCCCCAAGTAGCCTTAATTCAGGTACCTCCGCGTCCCATTAATCGGGAGTCTCTATTTGCCCGTATCCTACAATTTGGAGCTAACCTCTATGGTCCCTTATTTAATGCAGGAATTGCTTTCTGGCAATTAGGCCATAGCAATTATTGGGGACACAACGCCATTATCCGCATCCAGCCGTTTGTGCAGCATTGCGGCCTACCTAAGCTTCCTGGCCGCGAACCTTTTGGTGGCGAAATATTAAGTCATGACTTTGTCGAAGCGGCTCTACTCCACAAAGCAGGTTGGGAAGTCTGGCTAGCGCCCGATCTTGGAGAAAGCTATGAGGAACTACCCTCGACCCTAATTGACTACGCCAAGCGAGACCGACGCTGGTGCCAGGGCAATCTACAACATCTTCGCTTCCTATTTTCTCGAGGCTTCTACTTTATGAGTCGCCTCCACCTGACGATGGGAATCATGTCTTACCTAGCATCGCCTCTCTGGCTTCTATTCCTCGTCATTACTGGTACCGAAGCCTATGTCCAAAGCCACACGGAAACCGTTTACTTTTTTGGTAACCAGTTGTTTCCTGTCTGGCCAGAATCTTACACTTTTGAGATGACGACGGTGCTGATAGTCACCCTTTCCATGCTTTTCCTGCCCAAGCTTCTGGGACTTGTCCTCTTGCTCCTGAAGAACCAAGAATTAGCACGCTACGGGGGGATATGGAGGGTCAGCATTAGCGTAGTACTTGAAACTTTATTCTCAATGCTCATTGCTCCAGTGCTAATGCTCTACCAGAGTAAGTTCGTCACTGCAATTTTGTTACGTCAGCACATTGGTTGGCCCGTGCAACGGCGAAATGATCATAGATTGAGTCTAAAAGAAACCTTTGTTGCCCACCGGGGGCATACCTTGATTGGCCTTACGGCAGGTCTAGTAAGCTACTTTTATCTTCCTACTTTTTTCTGGTGGCTCACGCCTGTACTAGTAGGGCTAGTGTTATCAATCCCTCTTTCCATGTATTCAAGTAGCACTTACCTTGGGCAGCGCGCCCGAGAGAAAGGATTGTTCCTGATTCCTGAAGAAACCCAGCCCCCCCAGGTGCTTACATTGCTGCGCGAAAACCTTGCACCTCTATCTCTACAATCTAGCGCTAGTGACCAAGGAGCGAAGCGGGTCCTAGTCGATCCGGGTGTTTGTGCTCTCCATCTGGCCTTATTACCTCAACGTCCCCTGAGTAAGGGGGATCGCTATTATCTCAAGTCATTAAGCTGCAAACTGCTTGAGCAAGGATTTGATAGCCTATCAACAACCGAAAAACGCTACCTACTCTCCGACCCAGCAACCCTGCATCGCCTACCCACCCAATCTTAA
- a CDS encoding bifunctional acetate--CoA ligase family protein/GNAT family N-acetyltransferase has translation MSIRNLEHLFQPQSVAVIGASTKPHSVGGTVMRNLLEGGFGGPIMPVNPKYRAVAGVLAYPNIASLPETPDLAIIGTPPTTVPGLITELGERGTKAAIVLTAGLPQTKDKQGQNLQQKMLEAARPHLLRILGPNCVGLMIPLLGFNGSFAHTQARKGEIAFVSQSGALTTVVLDWAKSKDIGFSYFISMGDSADIDFGDVLDYLGGEPNTRAILLYIESIKEARKFMSAARAAARNKPVLVVKSGRAPEGAQAAASHTGALAGSDDVYSAAIRRAGMLRVVTIENLFGAVETLARALPMQGNRLTILTNGGGPGVMATDAVILADGQLATLSKKTIQQLDQVLPPTWSHGNPVDIIGDAPAERYVKALKILLNDPQSDALLLIHAPTAIVPSDHIAEAIVTVVKEAKRNVLTCWLGGEAVEKARDIFARANIPTYGTPEEAVHAFLNMVEYHRNQVQLMETPPSISQEFTPDRKAAQQVIKKVLASSHRLLSEPQAKEILATYGIPVVATRVAKTPEEAQRMAQELGFPVALKILSPDISHKSDVGGVVLDLETPEAVQAEAERILRRLQELRPEAQLEGFTVQEMAHRPGAHELLIGATTDPIFGPIILFGQGGTAVEIIQDRAVALPPLNMHLAQELISRTRVAKLLAGYRDRPAVDQEAIARVLIQIAELIADIPEITELDINPLLADDKGVLALDARMGIAPAKSSGPERLAIRPYPRELEEWSDFQREKVLLRPIRPEDEPQYREFLQQLDPQDIRFRFFDMIKEWPHSELARYTQIDYDREMAFLAIPKNVDDWPKILGVARAITDPLNIQAEFAIIVHSALKGKGLGHLLLDKMIQYYQSCGTKELIGNARRTNQRMLALAKDLGFEIQPIEEEIVQVRLNLQS, from the coding sequence ATGAGTATTCGCAATCTTGAGCACTTGTTTCAACCCCAGTCAGTAGCGGTAATTGGTGCATCCACTAAACCCCATAGTGTGGGCGGTACCGTGATGCGCAATCTCTTAGAAGGGGGGTTTGGTGGCCCGATTATGCCTGTCAATCCCAAATACAGAGCCGTGGCTGGAGTCTTGGCCTACCCGAATATCGCCAGTTTACCAGAGACCCCAGATCTAGCTATCATCGGTACCCCACCTACCACCGTACCAGGTCTCATCACCGAATTGGGCGAGCGTGGAACTAAGGCGGCCATTGTACTTACTGCGGGTCTGCCCCAGACCAAAGATAAGCAGGGACAAAACCTCCAGCAAAAAATGTTGGAAGCTGCCCGGCCTCACCTTTTGCGTATTCTAGGCCCTAACTGCGTAGGTCTCATGATTCCTTTACTGGGGTTCAATGGCAGTTTTGCCCATACTCAGGCTAGGAAAGGCGAAATCGCCTTTGTTTCCCAATCAGGGGCCCTCACCACAGTGGTCCTTGATTGGGCCAAATCGAAAGATATTGGCTTTTCCTATTTTATTTCCATGGGAGATAGTGCGGATATTGATTTCGGGGATGTACTGGACTACCTGGGAGGTGAGCCCAATACGCGCGCGATTCTCCTCTATATCGAATCCATTAAAGAGGCCCGAAAATTTATGTCTGCGGCCCGGGCAGCGGCACGCAACAAACCGGTACTGGTGGTCAAATCTGGCCGCGCTCCAGAGGGGGCCCAGGCCGCAGCTTCCCATACCGGTGCCCTGGCCGGTTCCGATGATGTCTATAGTGCTGCCATTCGTCGCGCAGGCATGCTGCGTGTCGTCACCATTGAAAATCTGTTTGGTGCGGTAGAAACCTTAGCCCGGGCCTTACCCATGCAAGGCAATCGGCTAACCATCCTGACCAATGGGGGCGGTCCCGGCGTCATGGCTACCGATGCGGTAATTTTGGCTGATGGCCAACTCGCCACCCTCTCCAAGAAAACCATCCAGCAATTGGACCAGGTGCTCCCTCCCACCTGGTCCCATGGCAACCCGGTTGATATTATCGGGGATGCCCCAGCCGAACGCTATGTGAAGGCCTTAAAGATTTTGCTCAACGATCCCCAATCTGATGCGCTTTTGCTTATTCATGCCCCTACCGCTATCGTCCCCAGTGACCATATTGCAGAAGCCATCGTGACTGTCGTGAAAGAAGCTAAGCGCAATGTACTCACCTGCTGGCTAGGTGGCGAGGCGGTTGAAAAAGCCCGGGATATTTTTGCGAGGGCAAATATTCCTACTTATGGAACGCCTGAAGAAGCAGTTCATGCTTTTCTGAATATGGTGGAATACCATCGCAATCAAGTGCAATTAATGGAAACGCCCCCTTCAATCTCTCAGGAATTCACTCCCGACCGGAAGGCAGCACAGCAGGTTATAAAAAAGGTCCTCGCTTCCTCTCACCGTCTATTAAGCGAACCCCAGGCTAAAGAGATTTTGGCGACCTACGGCATTCCAGTCGTCGCCACCCGAGTGGCAAAAACCCCTGAAGAAGCTCAACGGATGGCCCAAGAACTGGGTTTTCCAGTAGCGCTAAAAATTCTCTCGCCAGATATTTCCCATAAATCAGACGTCGGAGGCGTTGTCTTAGATTTAGAAACTCCTGAAGCTGTCCAGGCGGAAGCTGAAAGGATACTTCGCCGCCTTCAAGAATTGCGCCCTGAGGCCCAGTTGGAGGGTTTCACAGTACAAGAAATGGCCCACCGTCCTGGCGCCCATGAACTTTTGATTGGTGCGACCACAGACCCCATTTTTGGTCCAATTATTTTATTTGGCCAAGGAGGCACTGCCGTTGAGATCATTCAAGACCGAGCTGTCGCATTGCCTCCCCTCAATATGCACCTGGCACAAGAACTGATCTCCCGGACCCGCGTTGCCAAACTACTTGCAGGTTATCGAGATCGCCCCGCTGTCGATCAGGAGGCCATTGCACGGGTTCTCATCCAGATCGCAGAGCTAATAGCTGATATTCCAGAAATCACTGAACTCGATATCAATCCGCTCCTCGCTGATGATAAGGGAGTCTTGGCCTTGGATGCGCGTATGGGAATAGCACCCGCTAAGAGCTCGGGACCCGAACGGCTTGCTATTCGTCCTTATCCTAGAGAGCTTGAAGAATGGAGCGATTTTCAAAGAGAAAAGGTACTACTACGTCCCATTCGCCCTGAAGATGAACCCCAGTACCGGGAATTTCTCCAGCAGCTGGACCCCCAAGACATCCGCTTTCGTTTTTTTGACATGATCAAAGAATGGCCCCATTCTGAACTGGCCCGCTATACCCAGATCGACTATGACCGAGAAATGGCTTTTCTAGCTATCCCCAAAAATGTAGATGATTGGCCAAAAATTCTAGGGGTCGCCCGAGCAATCACCGATCCCCTTAACATCCAAGCAGAATTTGCAATCATTGTGCACTCGGCACTTAAAGGCAAAGGGCTAGGCCATCTTTTGCTAGATAAGATGATCCAGTACTACCAATCCTGTGGTACTAAGGAGCTGATCGGCAATGCACGCCGCACCAATCAGCGGATGTTGGCCCTAGCAAAAGACCTAGGTTTTGAAATCCAGCCCATCGAAGAGGAGATCGTCCAAGTGCGGCTAAATTTACAATCATAG
- a CDS encoding BON domain-containing protein, with protein MENSMRYKGFLLCVFLTVGMLGCAPSPEKSAGTHVDDAWITTKVKSKLLADPEVSGLDIEVETHEGVVQLSGFVDTWEQAREAEDLAQSVKGVREVNNKLSVR; from the coding sequence ATGGAAAACTCAATGAGATATAAGGGGTTCTTATTATGTGTTTTCTTAACTGTAGGGATGCTAGGGTGCGCGCCTAGTCCTGAAAAAAGCGCGGGTACTCATGTGGATGATGCATGGATTACTACGAAAGTGAAAAGTAAGTTGCTGGCTGACCCTGAAGTCAGCGGGCTAGATATTGAAGTAGAAACTCATGAAGGAGTAGTGCAGCTTAGCGGGTTTGTGGATACGTGGGAGCAAGCCCGTGAGGCGGAAGATCTTGCACAAAGCGTTAAGGGAGTGAGGGAGGTTAATAATAAGCTGTCTGTAAGATAG
- a CDS encoding AI-2E family transporter: protein MTQLDKSQTRYRKAFILLLLVSILATFLAIIHEYIIVTLLAVIFTALLYPVYTQVVKILHGRRALSSVIVLVLAILVVGLPLLGLLGVVAAEAIQISEDVKPWIEKKIPDQYDLSRDLPEQLPFSEQLEPYESRIIAKVGELAGNTGEFLAKSISKITQGTISIVVKLFIMVYAMFFFFIWGPDTLTALMRYIPLTEKDRLHILEIGLATTKAILKSILVIGVLQGILVGLAFWAAGIKGAIFWGTIVVVFSAVPGLGAPIIWIPGVIYLAATGQTGWAIGMTVWGIAVVGLVDNILRPHIVGSEAKMPDLLVLLATLGGILMFGAIGIIIGPVIAALLVTILEIYRKIFYDLYSTSE from the coding sequence ATGACCCAATTAGATAAATCCCAAACCCGCTACCGCAAAGCCTTTATACTACTATTGCTGGTATCCATCTTAGCAACCTTTCTGGCGATAATTCATGAGTATATCATCGTCACACTTTTAGCAGTTATTTTTACTGCCCTTCTCTATCCAGTTTATACTCAAGTTGTGAAGATATTGCATGGACGCCGGGCGTTATCGTCAGTCATTGTATTAGTACTAGCCATTCTCGTGGTTGGCCTGCCACTGCTAGGATTACTCGGCGTCGTAGCCGCTGAAGCGATACAGATCAGTGAGGATGTCAAACCCTGGATAGAAAAAAAAATTCCTGATCAGTATGACCTTTCCCGTGATCTTCCAGAGCAGCTGCCCTTTTCTGAGCAACTCGAGCCTTATGAATCACGTATTATTGCTAAGGTGGGTGAGCTTGCCGGTAATACAGGAGAATTCCTTGCAAAGAGCATTTCTAAAATTACCCAGGGCACGATCAGTATCGTTGTAAAACTTTTTATTATGGTATATGCAATGTTTTTCTTTTTTATATGGGGACCGGATACGCTCACTGCTTTGATGCGCTACATCCCCCTTACCGAAAAAGACCGCTTGCATATTCTTGAAATAGGGCTCGCAACAACAAAGGCAATCTTAAAGAGCATTCTGGTCATTGGCGTGCTGCAAGGTATACTTGTGGGCCTCGCTTTCTGGGCCGCTGGAATCAAAGGTGCCATCTTTTGGGGTACTATCGTCGTAGTATTTTCTGCAGTTCCGGGTCTTGGTGCGCCAATCATTTGGATTCCGGGGGTGATCTATCTTGCAGCCACGGGGCAAACGGGTTGGGCAATCGGTATGACTGTATGGGGTATAGCTGTCGTAGGCTTGGTGGACAACATTCTGCGTCCCCATATTGTTGGCAGCGAAGCTAAGATGCCGGATTTACTAGTCCTATTAGCTACCTTGGGCGGTATTCTTATGTTTGGTGCTATCGGCATTATTATTGGCCCGGTTATCGCCGCATTGTTGGTCACCATTCTTGAGATCTACAGAAAAATATTCTATGATTTGTATTCTACATCAGAATAA
- a CDS encoding 1-phosphofructokinase family hexose kinase, giving the protein METVITITMNPSLDLSTEVEEMIPGRKLRTTALCREPGGGGINVARGIHALGGQVSALYTLGGPTGQTLKKLIEQAGIKHHPIPIERPTRENFSVLEKSSGHLFHLVSPGPELSQQEWQQCLDKIKQWKPPPTYLVASGSLPPGVPDNWYARLARIAKKQEMRLILDTSGAPLQAALEEGVYLVKPNQHEFQNLTGYSVDTPEEQAALTREFVEQGKAEVVILTLGEKGALLTTREEQQRAQPPEVKGISPVGAGDSFVAVITFNLARGRSLKDTLYYGVAAAAAALLTPGTELYRTEDIERLYQQMCREKN; this is encoded by the coding sequence ATGGAAACCGTCATCACCATCACCATGAATCCCTCCCTCGATCTTTCAACCGAGGTTGAAGAAATGATCCCTGGGCGTAAATTGCGGACAACGGCGCTTTGCCGAGAGCCTGGTGGAGGTGGCATTAACGTGGCCCGTGGGATTCATGCACTCGGTGGCCAGGTCTCTGCGCTTTATACCCTCGGTGGCCCAACCGGGCAAACGCTAAAGAAACTGATCGAACAAGCGGGTATTAAACATCATCCTATTCCTATTGAACGCCCTACTCGGGAGAATTTTTCTGTCCTAGAAAAATCAAGTGGTCATCTTTTTCACCTTGTCTCACCCGGCCCTGAACTTAGCCAGCAAGAGTGGCAGCAATGTTTAGATAAAATCAAGCAATGGAAACCCCCACCAACCTACCTGGTTGCCAGTGGCAGCCTGCCGCCAGGAGTTCCAGATAATTGGTATGCTCGGCTAGCACGAATTGCCAAAAAGCAAGAGATGCGCCTGATCCTGGATACCTCAGGAGCCCCCTTACAGGCTGCACTAGAGGAAGGCGTTTATCTGGTCAAACCTAATCAACATGAGTTTCAAAACTTAACTGGATATTCCGTAGACACTCCGGAAGAACAAGCCGCACTGACCCGAGAGTTTGTTGAGCAAGGGAAGGCCGAGGTGGTTATTTTAACTCTAGGCGAAAAAGGGGCTTTGCTGACCACTCGGGAAGAACAGCAGCGCGCTCAGCCTCCAGAAGTTAAGGGCATCAGCCCAGTCGGCGCAGGAGATAGCTTTGTCGCTGTGATTACCTTCAATTTGGCCCGCGGTCGATCCCTCAAAGATACTTTGTACTATGGCGTTGCCGCCGCAGCGGCAGCGCTTTTGACTCCTGGCACCGAACTCTACCGCACTGAGGATATCGAACGCCTCTATCAGCAAATGTGTCGCGAGAAAAACTGA
- a CDS encoding SPW repeat protein, whose protein sequence is MAKTTYANYEEAREEVHWSSGINIIAGVWLIIAPFALGYTDMANALWNDIILGIAVFILAIVRTNAPLQYEPVGWTNIVLGLWLIIAPFVLDYTGINATAAMWNDIFLGSIIAILAAISVYATHRARRAMTGTRTAEELRRTR, encoded by the coding sequence ATGGCTAAAACAACCTACGCAAATTATGAGGAAGCCCGAGAGGAGGTCCACTGGTCCAGTGGCATCAATATTATTGCCGGCGTTTGGCTTATCATTGCGCCGTTTGCTCTAGGCTACACTGATATGGCAAACGCTTTGTGGAACGACATTATCCTGGGCATCGCCGTGTTTATTCTGGCCATCGTCCGAACAAATGCCCCCTTACAGTATGAACCGGTAGGATGGACAAATATCGTCCTCGGATTATGGCTGATCATCGCGCCGTTCGTGTTGGACTACACCGGAATCAATGCGACAGCAGCCATGTGGAACGATATCTTTCTCGGCAGCATCATTGCCATCTTAGCTGCGATAAGTGTCTACGCCACTCACAGGGCACGTAGGGCTATGACTGGCACAAGAACTGCAGAGGAGTTACGCCGAACACGGTAA
- a CDS encoding glucan biosynthesis protein → MALAEPKLIPPQNAEISSSPPFDFSVVEKIARQLAAQPYVKNTEMLPESLINLDYDQYRDIRYKPKHTLWQEEELPFQLQFFHRGFMFKDPVKIHIIDKGLSYTVAYANNLFDFGKNQFSETLPSDLGFAGFRIFYPLRKGKELDEIAAFLGASYFRAIGLGQVYGLSARGLAVDTGLTRAEEFPLFKEFWIEKPSKENTKLAVYALLDSPAMTGAYHFIIQPGVKTMLEVTAHLFFRHGVERLGMAPLTSMFFHGENTDYFIDDFRPEVHDSDGLLIGRGNGEWVWRPLSNPRQLQINVFEDTNPIGFGLMQRDRHFEHYQDLESKYHLRPSAWVERLGKWGAGAIYLIEIPSDAEKYDNIIAFWVPKHQLGKDQDWVFKYRLHFLLNNSPEPSGGKVLASRIGGGGTDVLDGKRRKFVVDFASETLHFLSKHAPVEAEISASRGRIINPVVHKNPFTHSWRLSFELEPEAEEEPVNLRAYLKTGTETLSETWIYQWGKP, encoded by the coding sequence ATGGCACTAGCAGAACCTAAGCTCATACCCCCTCAAAATGCGGAGATATCATCCTCTCCACCCTTTGACTTTTCAGTAGTGGAGAAAATAGCTCGCCAACTGGCAGCACAACCCTATGTCAAAAATACCGAAATGTTACCAGAGTCTCTAATTAATCTCGATTATGACCAATACCGTGACATTCGCTATAAGCCGAAACACACTCTCTGGCAGGAGGAAGAACTGCCGTTTCAATTGCAGTTTTTTCATCGTGGATTCATGTTCAAGGATCCCGTTAAGATCCACATTATTGATAAAGGCCTTTCCTATACAGTGGCTTACGCAAATAACTTATTTGATTTTGGAAAAAATCAATTCTCTGAGACACTACCCAGCGATCTTGGGTTTGCCGGCTTCCGGATATTTTACCCCCTTCGCAAAGGGAAGGAATTAGACGAAATCGCTGCTTTTTTAGGCGCTAGTTACTTTCGCGCCATTGGCTTAGGACAGGTCTATGGTCTCTCTGCCCGGGGATTAGCCGTAGATACTGGCTTAACGAGAGCGGAAGAATTTCCGCTATTTAAAGAATTTTGGATTGAAAAGCCTAGCAAGGAAAATACCAAACTTGCTGTATATGCTCTCCTTGATAGTCCAGCCATGACAGGTGCTTATCATTTTATTATTCAACCAGGCGTGAAAACAATGCTAGAAGTTACCGCCCATTTGTTTTTCCGCCATGGAGTTGAGCGTCTGGGAATGGCCCCCCTTACAAGCATGTTTTTCCATGGAGAAAACACCGACTATTTTATTGACGATTTTCGCCCTGAAGTCCATGACTCTGATGGCTTGCTCATTGGCAGAGGCAACGGAGAATGGGTATGGCGGCCACTGAGTAACCCACGCCAGTTACAGATCAATGTTTTTGAAGATACTAACCCCATAGGCTTTGGCCTAATGCAGCGTGATCGCCACTTTGAGCACTATCAAGATCTGGAATCTAAGTATCATTTACGGCCAAGTGCCTGGGTGGAAAGACTCGGGAAGTGGGGAGCAGGCGCTATTTATCTTATCGAAATCCCAAGTGATGCAGAAAAATATGATAACATCATTGCTTTTTGGGTTCCCAAACACCAGCTCGGCAAAGATCAAGACTGGGTGTTTAAATACCGCCTGCATTTTCTGCTAAACAACTCGCCTGAACCTAGCGGAGGTAAGGTTCTGGCTTCCCGGATTGGCGGTGGCGGAACAGATGTATTGGATGGTAAGCGGCGTAAATTCGTGGTGGATTTTGCCAGTGAGACTCTCCATTTTCTTAGCAAGCACGCCCCTGTAGAAGCTGAGATTAGCGCCTCGCGCGGCCGTATTATCAATCCTGTGGTACACAAGAACCCATTTACCCATAGCTGGCGTTTGAGTTTCGAGCTAGAACCTGAGGCGGAGGAAGAACCAGTGAACTTGCGAGCCTATCTTAAAACCGGGACAGAAACCCTGAGTGAAACCTGGATTTATCAGTGGGGTAAACCATGA
- a CDS encoding 2,3-bisphosphoglycerate-independent phosphoglycerate mutase: protein MESEIPTDISLVWEKLVQSGGRIVYLILDGGGGLPHPETGKTAYQEAHTPNLDQLAQSSSCGLLELVGPGITPGSGPGHLALFGYHPLRYTLGRGVLSALGIDFPLQEGDVAARVNFATVDTEGRITDRRAGRIATETNQRLCETIRQTVRLDFEGEYFFETVSEHRAVFVLRGPGLNAKVQDTDPQRTGVFPHPAEAETADSQQTATLVNTFVEQVKEVLNNEKPANAILLRGFERYEPLPSLQERFQLQGLCLASYPMYRGVSRLLGMDLIAPPTSMEAAFEALGEHYGDEHNFYFLHVKGTDSRGEDGDFQGKVAVMEAVDRLLQKILALDPEVFVVTSDHSTPAVMAQHSWHPVPVLIHSQYARSDKLPQFDEYHCLRGSLGLRPGIHLLGLALAHAGRLKKFGA from the coding sequence ATGGAATCGGAAATCCCTACGGACATTTCTCTAGTTTGGGAGAAGCTCGTCCAATCCGGCGGGCGGATCGTTTACCTCATCCTCGATGGCGGAGGTGGATTACCCCACCCTGAGACAGGGAAAACCGCCTACCAAGAGGCCCACACACCAAATCTAGATCAGCTAGCTCAATCCTCAAGCTGCGGCCTCTTAGAACTTGTCGGGCCAGGCATTACCCCCGGCAGTGGACCAGGCCATCTTGCCCTTTTTGGCTATCACCCCCTACGCTATACTCTCGGTCGCGGCGTGCTCTCTGCGCTCGGGATAGATTTCCCCTTACAGGAAGGGGATGTGGCTGCCCGGGTAAATTTTGCAACCGTTGACACTGAAGGCCGGATCACTGACCGACGCGCTGGCCGGATTGCCACAGAAACCAATCAACGTTTGTGCGAAACAATCCGACAAACAGTTCGACTAGATTTTGAGGGTGAATATTTTTTTGAAACCGTTAGTGAACACCGGGCGGTATTTGTTCTACGGGGTCCAGGGTTAAACGCAAAGGTGCAGGATACCGATCCCCAGCGTACAGGGGTCTTCCCTCATCCAGCCGAAGCAGAAACAGCAGATTCTCAACAAACCGCAACCCTGGTCAACACCTTTGTTGAACAAGTTAAAGAAGTATTAAATAACGAAAAACCTGCTAATGCTATTTTGCTACGGGGCTTTGAGCGTTATGAACCCCTGCCCTCGCTCCAGGAACGTTTCCAGTTGCAAGGACTCTGCCTGGCAAGCTATCCCATGTACCGTGGTGTCAGCCGTTTGCTTGGAATGGATTTAATCGCTCCTCCCACCAGTATGGAGGCTGCTTTTGAAGCATTAGGAGAACATTATGGAGATGAACACAACTTCTACTTCCTGCACGTTAAAGGCACAGATAGCCGCGGAGAAGATGGTGATTTTCAAGGCAAAGTGGCGGTCATGGAAGCAGTGGATCGCTTACTCCAAAAAATCTTAGCACTTGATCCGGAAGTATTCGTGGTCACTTCAGACCACTCGACCCCTGCTGTGATGGCACAGCATAGCTGGCATCCGGTACCGGTACTGATCCACTCCCAGTACGCACGCAGTGACAAATTGCCCCAATTTGATGAATACCACTGTCTACGGGGTTCCCTAGGGTTACGGCCTGGTATCCATTTGCTAGGATTAGCACTAGCCCACGCGGGGCGCCTTAAAAAATTTGGTGCTTAG